A single genomic interval of Peromyscus leucopus breed LL Stock chromosome 7, UCI_PerLeu_2.1, whole genome shotgun sequence harbors:
- the Fbxo22 gene encoding F-box only protein 22 encodes MELVGGGGGSSSTDPRSTYVLSNLAEVVERVFTFLPAKALLRVAGVCRLWRECVRRVLRTHRSVTWITGVAEAGNLEGHSLVRVVAEALENVRILPRTVLYMADSETFISLEECRGRKRARKRTTMETAFALEKLFPKQCQVLGIVTPGIVVTPMGSGSNRPQEIEIGESGFALLFPQIEGIKIQPFHFIKDPKNLTLERHQLAEVGLLDNPELRVVLVFGYNCCKVGAGNYLQRVVSTFSNMNIILAGGQVDHLSSLTCEKSPLDIDATGVVGLSFSGHRIQSATVLLNEDVNDVKTAEAAMQRLKAASIPEENTIGFMFACVGRGVQYYRAKRNVESDAFRKFFPSVPLFGFFGNGEIGCDRIVTGNFILRRCSEVKEEDLFHSYTTIMALVHLGASK; translated from the exons ATGGAGTtggtgggcggcggcggcggctcctccTCTACTGACCCGCGAAGTACCTACGTGCTGAGTAACCTCGCGGAGGTGGTGGAGCGTGTGTTCACCTTCCTGCCTGCCAAGGCGCTGCTGCGGGTAGCCGG AGTGTGCCGCCTATGGAGGGAGTGTGTGCGCAGAGTGCTGCGGACCCACCGCAGCGTGACCTGGATCACGGGCGTGGCGGAGGCCGGCAACCTGGAAGGACATAGCTTGGTCCGCGTGGTAGCAGAGGCGCTTGAG AATGTTCGCATCCTACCACGGACAGTTCTCTATATGGCAGATTCTGAAACTTTCATTAGCCTGGAAGAGTGTCGTGGCCGTAAAAGAG CCAGGAAAAGAACTACCATGGAGACAGCGTTTGCCCTGGAGAAGCTGTtccccaagcagtgtcaggtccTTGGGATTGTGACCCCAGGAATTGTAG TGACTCCAATGGGATCAGGTAGCAATCGACCTCAGGAAATAGAGATTGGAGAATCTGGTTTTGCTTTATTATTCCCTCAAATTGAAGGAATAAAAATTCAGCCCTTTCATTTTATTAAGGACCCCAAGAATTTAACACTCGAACGACATCAGCTTGCTGAAGTGG GTCTTCTGGATAACCCTGAGCTCCGCGTGGTCCTTGTCTTTGGCTATAACTGCTGTAAGGTGGGAGCCGGTAATTACCTGCAGCGAGTAGTCAGCACCTTCAGCAACATGAATATCATCTTGGCTGGAGGCCAGGTGGACCACCTGTCTTCACTGACCTGTGAGAA GAGCCCTCTGGATATTGATGCCACAGGTGTGGTTGGACTGTCATTTAGTGGGCACCGAATCCAGAGTGCCACAGTTCTCCTCAACGAGGACGTGAACGATGTCAAGACTGCCGAGGCGGCCATGCAGCGCCTCAAAGCAGCCAGCATCCCTGAGGAGAACACCATTGGCTTCATGTTTGCGTGTGTTGGCCGGGGTGTCCAGTACTACAGAGCCAAGCGGAATGTTGAGTCTGATGCATTTAGAAAGTTTTTTCCTAGTGTCCCCTTATTCGGCTTCTTTGGAAATGGGGAGATTGGATGTGACCGGATAGTCACTGGGAACTTTATTCTGAGGAGGTGTAGCGAGGTGAAGGAAGAGGACTTGTTCCATAGCTACACGACCATCATGGCGCTCGTTCACCTGGGGGCCTCTAAATGA